The Amycolatopsis umgeniensis DNA segment GGCCACAGCACCCAAGGCACCCCGGCGCCCGCGTTTCGTCCTCTGGATGCGGTACTCGCGGGATCAGGGCGCGCCAAAACCGACCTTCGCCAGTTCCTGCTTGCCCTCGGCGCTGAGGATGAAGTCCGTGAACTGCTTCGCGAGCGCCGCCTGCGGAGCGCCCTTCACCACCGCGATCGGATAGTTGTTGATCGCGCCCGCCGACTCGGGGAAGTCCACTTTGTCCACCTTCGTGGCCGCCGAGGTCGCGTCGGTGACGTAGACGAGCCCCGCGTCGGCATCGCCCGACTGCACCTTCGCGAGCACCGACTTGACGTCCTGCTCCTCGCTGGCCGGTTTGAGGGTGACCCCGGACGACTGCTGGACCTTCTTCGCCGCCGACCCGCACGGCACCTGCGGCGCGCAGACGACCACGGTCAGCCCGTCCTTGGCGAGATCCGCCAGCCCCTTGATGCCCTTGGGGTTGCCCTTGCCGACGGCGATGGCGAGCCGGTTCGTGGCGAACACCGACGGCTGCCCGTCGATCACCTCGCCCTTGGTGGCCTTGTCCATATTGGCCTGGTCCGCGGAAGCGAAGACATCCGCTTTCGCGCCCTGGGTCAGCTTCTGGACCAGAGCCGAGGAGCCCTCGAAGCTGAACTTCACGGTCACCCCGGGGTTCTTCGCCTCGAACTGCTTGCCCAGCGCCCCGAACGACTCGGTCAGCGACGCCGCCGCGAACACCGTCAGCGTCTTGGCCTCGGTCTGCGGGGCGGCGGGCTGCTCCGAACCGCAGGCCGTCGCGGCCAGCACCAGGGCGAGCAGGGCGGGGACGAGTCTCCTCATCGGCTTCCTTCCGGGGTTTCGATCACGACGGTGGTCGCCTTGACGACGGCGACGGCGAGGACCCCGGGCCGCAGCCCGAGTTCGCGGACGGCTTCGGCGCTCATCAGGGAGACCACGCGGTGCGGGCCGCATTGCAGTTCGACCTGTGCCATCACCTTGTCGGTGATGACCTCGGTGACGAGGCCGACGAACCTGTTGCGCGCGGAGCGGCCGACGCTCGAAGGATCCTCGGGTTGTTCGGCCTGAGCCTTGGCGAACGCGGCGAGCTCGGCGCCGTCGACGGCCTTGCGGCCCGCCGAGTCGTCGAACGCGGTCAGCTGGCCCGCGCGCACCCAGCGGCGGACGGTGTCGTCGCTGACGCCGAGCAAGCGAGCGGCCTCAGACAACCGGAATTGCGGCATGACCGAGAGATTACTTCCGCAGATGCGGAAAAGCTACGGGCGGGAGGAATTGCCGGGCAGTTCGTCGCGGAGGCCATCGAGCAACGCGCTCTGGAAACGCTCCAGCACTTTCCGTTCCTCGGGAGAGAACTGTTCGAGGAGCGTCTTCATCGCCGTGTACGCCGATTCGAAGAGCGGCGCATGGCGCTCCATGGCGCCCGGAACGACCTCTATCAGCACTTTCCGGCGATCGGCGGTGTCGCGGACGCGGCGGGCGAGACCCGCCTTCTCGAGCCTGTCCATGACGCCGGTCACAGCACCCGTCGACAACCCGGTCACTTCGGCGATCCTGCCCGCTGTCAACGGTCCCGACGTCTGACCGACGAGTTCGAGCACTTTGTGGTCGGTGGCCGACAGGCCCATCCGCTCGGCGAGCCTGGCGTGCCGGAGGACGGTCAGCGTGCTGCCTTCCCTGCCGAGGTGGGCGAACCGGGCCAATTCCTCCGCCGAAAGCGGATATTTCGCCATCCGGAAAACCCTTCGGAGAGAAACCGATTCGCTGAGAAAGGGATTCTAGACAGTCGGCTTTCGCCCGCTTCGGGGTTAGTCTGGTGACAATGACAGCAGTCGATCTCGGGTTTCCCCGTGTCCCCGGTACACGAGGTCCCTCAAGCGTGCCCAGGCCGGACAACCCCGCTCTGATCGACACCTTCGGCCGGGTGGCGACCGACCTCAGGGTGTCGCTCACCGACAAGTGCAATCTGCGCTGCACCTATTGCATGCCCGCCGAAGGGCTGGAATGGATGCCGAGCGCGGACGTGCTGACCGACGACGAACTCGTGCTCCTGCTGCGGATCGCCGTCGAACGGCTCGGCGTCACCGACATCCGGCTCACCGGCGGCGAACCGCTGTTGCGCCAAG contains these protein-coding regions:
- the modA gene encoding molybdate ABC transporter substrate-binding protein — protein: MRRLVPALLALVLAATACGSEQPAAPQTEAKTLTVFAAASLTESFGALGKQFEAKNPGVTVKFSFEGSSALVQKLTQGAKADVFASADQANMDKATKGEVIDGQPSVFATNRLAIAVGKGNPKGIKGLADLAKDGLTVVVCAPQVPCGSAAKKVQQSSGVTLKPASEEQDVKSVLAKVQSGDADAGLVYVTDATSAATKVDKVDFPESAGAINNYPIAVVKGAPQAALAKQFTDFILSAEGKQELAKVGFGAP
- a CDS encoding TOBE domain-containing protein is translated as MPQFRLSEAARLLGVSDDTVRRWVRAGQLTAFDDSAGRKAVDGAELAAFAKAQAEQPEDPSSVGRSARNRFVGLVTEVITDKVMAQVELQCGPHRVVSLMSAEAVRELGLRPGVLAVAVVKATTVVIETPEGSR
- a CDS encoding MarR family winged helix-turn-helix transcriptional regulator; amino-acid sequence: MAKYPLSAEELARFAHLGREGSTLTVLRHARLAERMGLSATDHKVLELVGQTSGPLTAGRIAEVTGLSTGAVTGVMDRLEKAGLARRVRDTADRRKVLIEVVPGAMERHAPLFESAYTAMKTLLEQFSPEERKVLERFQSALLDGLRDELPGNSSRP